The Streptomyces sp. Alt3 genome has a segment encoding these proteins:
- a CDS encoding helix-turn-helix transcriptional regulator gives MSVLLEQPASLVAYRPNKPTAMVVVADPRVRSTVTRHLWALGVRDVIEASSIAEARPRVGNPRDICVADVHLPDGSGLTLLSETRAAGWPNGLALSAADDIGAVRNALAGGVKGYVVTGTRTNIGHPTRPGMAPIGANAARMHRRPPGSPSHPGGYRELSGREVEVLRLVAEGQSNKAIGVSMGLSALTVKSHLARIARKLGTGDRAGMVAVALRTGIIH, from the coding sequence GTGTCCGTTCTCCTCGAGCAGCCCGCAAGCCTGGTCGCCTACCGCCCGAACAAGCCGACGGCCATGGTCGTCGTGGCCGACCCACGCGTCCGTTCCACCGTCACCCGCCATCTGTGGGCCCTCGGAGTTCGTGACGTCATCGAGGCGTCGTCCATCGCGGAGGCCCGCCCCCGCGTCGGCAACCCGCGCGACATCTGCGTTGCCGACGTCCACCTGCCCGACGGTTCCGGGCTGACCCTGCTGTCCGAGACCCGAGCCGCCGGCTGGCCGAACGGCCTCGCCCTCTCCGCCGCCGATGACATCGGCGCGGTGCGCAACGCCCTCGCGGGCGGCGTGAAGGGCTACGTCGTCACCGGTACCCGTACCAACATCGGCCACCCGACCCGTCCCGGCATGGCCCCGATCGGGGCCAACGCCGCCCGAATGCACCGCAGGCCCCCCGGTTCACCGAGCCACCCGGGCGGCTACCGCGAGCTGTCCGGCCGTGAGGTGGAGGTGCTCCGCCTGGTCGCCGAAGGCCAGTCCAACAAGGCCATCGGCGTCTCGATGGGCCTCTCCGCCCTCACGGTCAAGAGCCACCTCGCCCGCATCGCCCGCAAGCTCGGCACCGGGGACCGCGCCGGAATGGTCGCCGTCGCCCTGCGTACGGGCATCATCCACTGA
- a CDS encoding thiolase family protein, producing MPRTIRDVVFVDGVRTPFGKAGPKGIYHETRADDLVVKAIRELLRRNPDLDPAKIDEVAIAATTQIGDQGLTLGRTAGILAGLPQSVPGYSIDRMCAGALTAVTSTAGSIAFGAYDVVIAGGVEHMGRHPMGESVDPNPRLVSEKLVDESALFMGMTAENLHDRYPSITKQRADEYAVRSQEKAAKAYANGKIQQDLVPVSVRRTNAEAGETGWGLVTADEPMRPGTTLESLAGLKTPFRAHGRVTAGNAAGLNDGATASLLASEETARELGLPVKMRLVSYAFAGVEPEVMGYGPIPATEKALAKAGLSIDDIGLFEINEAFAVQVLAFLEHYGIADDDQRVNQYGGAIAYGHPLASSGVRLMTQLARQFEEQPEVRYGLTTMCVGFGMGATVVWENPNFENAAGGSK from the coding sequence GTGCCTCGTACCATCCGGGACGTCGTCTTCGTCGACGGCGTCCGCACCCCGTTCGGCAAAGCGGGCCCGAAGGGCATCTACCACGAGACCCGCGCCGACGATCTCGTCGTGAAGGCCATCCGGGAGCTGCTGCGCCGCAACCCGGACCTCGACCCCGCGAAGATCGACGAGGTCGCCATCGCCGCGACCACCCAGATCGGTGACCAGGGCCTCACCCTCGGGCGTACCGCCGGGATCCTGGCCGGTCTGCCGCAGTCGGTCCCCGGTTACTCCATCGACCGCATGTGCGCGGGCGCCCTGACCGCCGTCACCTCGACGGCCGGTTCCATCGCCTTCGGCGCGTACGACGTCGTCATCGCCGGCGGTGTCGAGCACATGGGCCGCCACCCGATGGGCGAGAGCGTGGACCCCAACCCGCGCCTCGTGTCGGAGAAGCTGGTCGACGAGTCCGCCCTCTTCATGGGCATGACCGCGGAGAACCTGCACGACAGGTACCCCTCGATCACCAAGCAGCGCGCCGACGAGTACGCGGTCCGTTCGCAGGAGAAGGCCGCCAAGGCGTACGCCAACGGCAAGATCCAGCAGGACCTGGTGCCGGTCTCCGTGCGCCGCACCAACGCGGAGGCGGGCGAGACGGGCTGGGGCCTGGTCACCGCCGACGAGCCGATGCGCCCGGGCACCACGCTTGAGTCCCTGGCGGGCCTGAAGACCCCGTTCCGCGCCCACGGCCGCGTGACGGCCGGTAACGCCGCAGGGCTCAACGACGGCGCCACCGCCTCGCTGCTCGCGTCCGAGGAGACCGCCCGCGAGCTGGGCCTCCCGGTCAAGATGCGCCTCGTGTCGTACGCCTTCGCGGGCGTCGAGCCCGAGGTCATGGGCTACGGCCCGATCCCGGCGACGGAGAAGGCCCTGGCCAAGGCCGGTCTCTCCATCGACGACATCGGTCTCTTCGAGATCAACGAGGCCTTCGCCGTGCAGGTGCTGGCCTTCCTGGAGCACTACGGCATCGCCGACGACGACCAGCGCGTCAACCAGTACGGCGGCGCCATCGCCTACGGCCACCCGCTCGCCTCCTCCGGCGTCCGCCTGATGACTCAGCTGGCCCGCCAGTTCGAGGAGCAGCCGGAGGTCCGCTACGGCCTGACGACCATGTGCGTCGGCTTCGGCATGGGCGCGACGGTCGTCTGGGAGAACCCGAACTTCGAGAACGCAGCCGGAGGCAGCAAGTGA